The proteins below come from a single Oscillospiraceae bacterium genomic window:
- the rpsJ gene encoding 30S ribosomal protein S10, with product MAVKEKIRIRLKSYDASLIDAAAQKIVETAKRTGARVSGPIPLPTDKEVVTILRAVHKYKDSREQFETRTHKRLIDILKPSNKTVEALMSLQLPAGVDIEIKL from the coding sequence ATGGCAGTCAAAGAAAAAATCAGAATCCGTCTGAAGAGCTACGATGCATCCCTGATCGATGCTGCGGCACAGAAGATCGTGGAGACCGCTAAGCGCACTGGCGCTCGCGTTTCCGGCCCGATCCCTCTGCCCACCGACAAGGAGGTCGTCACGATCCTGCGCGCTGTCCACAAGTACAAGGACAGCCGTGAGCAGTTCGAGACCCGCACGCACAAGCGTCTGATCGACATTCTGAAGCCGTCCAACAAGACGGTCGAGGCTCTCATGAGCCTGCAGCTCCCCGCCGGCGTTGACATCGAGATCAAGCTGTAA